In one Lolium rigidum isolate FL_2022 chromosome 3, APGP_CSIRO_Lrig_0.1, whole genome shotgun sequence genomic region, the following are encoded:
- the LOC124699730 gene encoding desmethyl-deoxy-podophyllotoxin synthase-like: MEQQAYNLCLILALLLPLLLLKLLTKRGGGDGAVRLPPGPWRLPLIGSLHHLAGSPLAHRVMADLARRHDAQLMYLKLGEVPVVVATSPEAAREIMRTHDAVFATRPWSPTIKIYNADGQGIIFARYGALWRQLRKICILELLSPRRVQSFRGIREDEAGRLVEAVAAAPPGEPVNVSERIALLLADSTVRALIGDRFKRREEFLQTIDEGVKLVAGFNLCDLFPSSWLARFVSGTARLAQENHRKCFELMEYAIKQHEEKRAATAANGAVEDGEDLVDVLLRLRKEGGLEVPLTMGMIKAVILDLFSAGSETSATTLQWAMSELMRNPNVMRKAQAEVRDKLQGKPKIGEDDLANLKYLRLVIKETMRLHPAAPLILPREAMESCKILGYDIPKGTTVLVNAWAIARDPKHWEDPEEFKPERFESGTIDFKGTDFEYIPFGAGRRMCPGMTFAQSSMEIVLAALLYHFDWELPDGVKPGELDMEEEMGLAVRRKNNLYLHAMVRVPHV; the protein is encoded by the exons ATGGAGCAACAGGCGTACAACCTATGCCTCATCTTGGCCCTCCTACTCCCTCTCCTGCTCCTCAAGCTACTCACGAAgcgaggcggcggcgatggcgccgtCCGTCTGCCGCCCGGCCCCTGGCGGCTTCCGCTCATCGGCAGCCTGCACCACCTGGCCGGCAGCCCGCTCGCCCACCGCGTCATGGCCGACCTCGCGCGCCGGCACGACGCGCAGCTCATGTACCTCAAGCTCGGCGAGGTCCCCGTGGTGGTGGCCACGTCCCCAGAGGCCGCCCGCGAGATCATGCGCACGCACGACGCCGTCTTCGCGACGCGGCCCTGGAGCCCCACCATCAAGATCTATAACGCCGACGGGCAGGGCATCATATTCGCGCGCTACGGCGCGCtgtggcggcagctccggaaaatATGCATCCTCGAGCTCCTCAGCCCGCGCCGCGTGCAGTCGTTCCGCGGCATCCGGGAGGACGAGGCCGGCCGCCTCGTGGAAGCCGtcgcggccgcgccgcccggggaGCCTGTGAACGTGAGCGAGCGGATCGCCCTGCTCCTCGCCGACTCGACGgtgcgcgccctgatcggggacaGGTTCAAGAGGAGGGAGGAGTTCCTGCAGACCATCGATGAGGGGGTCAAGCTCGTCGCCGGGTTCAACCTCTGCGACCTGTTCCCGTCCTCGTGGCTCGCGAGGTTCGTCAGCGGCACGGCGCGGCTGGCCCAGGAGAACCACCGCAAGTGCTTCGAGCTCATGGAGTACGCCATTAAGCAGCACGAGGAGAAAAGGGCCGCCACCGCAGCGAACGGCGCCGTGGAGGATGGAGAAGACCTGGTGGACGTGCTCTTGCGGCTACGGAAGGAGGGTGGCCTCGAGGTGCCTCTTACCATGGGAATGATCAAAGCAGTTATACTT GATCTATTTAGTGCCGGGAGCGAGACATCGGCGACCACGCTCCAATGGGCCATGTCGGAGCTCATGAGGAACCCAAACGTCATGAGAAAAGCACAAGCCGAAGTACGAGACAAACTCCAAGGGAAACCTAAGATAGGTGAGGATGACTTGGCCAATCTCAAATACCTCAGACTCGTCATCAAGGAGACAATGAGGCTGCACCCGGCCGCGCCATTGATTCTGCCGAGGGAGGCCATGGAGTCTTGCAAAATCCTCGGGTACGACATTCCCAAGGGCACCACGGTGTTGGTGAACGCTTGGGCGATCGCTAGAGATCCTAAGCATTGGGAAGACCCCGAGGAGTTCAAGCCAGAGAGGTTTGAGTCAGGTACGATCGACTTCAAAGGAACGGACTTCGAGTATATACCCTTTGGGGCAGGAAGGAGGATGTGCCCTGGAATGACTTTTGCGCAGTCAAGCATGGAGATAGTGCTGGCTGCGCTTCTCTACCACTTCGACTGGGAGCTCCCAGACGGGGTGAAACCAGGTGAGCTAGACATGGAAGAGGAGATGGGCCTCGCCGTCCGACGGAAGAACAACTTGTACCTGCATGCCATGGTCCGTGTGCCGCATGTTTGA
- the LOC124699731 gene encoding desmethyl-deoxy-podophyllotoxin synthase-like — protein sequence MEQPAYYLCFFLALLLPLLLLKLLRKRGGGDGAVRLPPGPWRLPIIGSLHHLAGSPLVHRVMADLARRHDAPLMYLKLGEVPVVVATSPEAAREIMRTHDVVFATRPSSPTIKIMNADGEGLIFARYGALWRQLRKICIMELLSARRVQSFRGIREDEVGRLVAAVAAAPPGEPVNVSERISVLITDSAVRALIGDRFKRREEFLQTLEDGVKLVAGFNLCDMFPSSWLASFFSDTARLAQENHRKSFELMDYAIKQHEEHRAAAAAASGNGDVEEGEDLVDTLLRVRKEGGLEVPLTMGMVKAVILDLFGAGSETSATTLQWAMSELMRYPNVMRKAQAEVRDNLHGKPKITEDDLANLKYLRLVIKETMRLHPAAPLVLPREAMEPCKILGYDIPKGTTVLVNAWAIARDPKHWEDPEEFKPERFESGTIDFKGTNFEYIPFGAGRRMCPGMTFAQASMEIVLAALLYHFNWELPDGVKPGELDMEEEMGLTVRRKNDLYLHAVVHVPPI from the exons ATGGAGCAACCGGCCTACTACCTTTGCTTCTTCttagctctcctcctccctctcctgcTCCTCAAACTACTCAGGAagcgtggcggtggcgatggtgcCGTTCGTCTGCCACCCGGCCCCTGGCGGCTTCCGATCATCGGCAGCCTGCACCACCTCGCCGGCAGCCCACTCGTGCACCGCGTCATGGCCGACCTCGCGCGCCGGCATGACGCGCCGCTCATGTACCTCAAGCTCGGCGAGGTACCCGTGGTGGTGGCCACGTCCCCGGAGGCCGCCCGCGAGATCATGCGGACGCACGACGTGGTCTTCGCCACGCGCCCCTCGAGCCCCACCATCAAGATCATGAACGCCGACGGGGAAGGACTCATATTCGCGCGCTACGGCGCCCTGTGGCGGCAGCTCCGAAAGATTTGCATCATGGAGCTGCTTAGCGCCCGCCGCGTGCAGTCGTTCCGTGGCATCCGGGAGGACGAGGTCGGCCGACTcgtggccgccgtcgccgcggcgcCACCTGGGGAGCCCGTGAATGTGAGCGAGCGGATCTCCGTGCTCATCACCGACTCGGCCGTGCGTGCCCTGATCGGGGACAGGTTCAAGAGGAGGGAGGAGTTCTTGCAGACGCTCGAGGACGGGGTCAAGCTCGTGGCCGGGTTCAACCTCTGCGACATGTTCCCATCGTCGTGGCTCGCGAGCTTCTTCAGCGACACGGCACGGCTGGCCCAGGAGAACCACCGCAAGAGCTTCGAGCTCATGGACTACGCGATCAAGCAGCACGAGGAGCACAGggctgccgcggccgccgcctcggGGAACGGCGACGTGGAGGAAGGTGAGGACCTAGTGGACACTCTGTTGAGGGTACGGAAGGAGGGTGGCCTGGAGGTGCCTCTTACCATGGGAATGGTCAAAGCAGTTATACTT GATCTATTTGGTGCCGGAAGTGAAACATCAGCAACCACCCTCCAATGGGCCATGTCGGAGCTCATGAGGTACCCAAACGTGATGCGAAAAGCACAAGCCGAAGTACGGGACAACCTCCATGGAAAACCTAAGATCACCGAGGATGACTTGGCCAATCTCAAGTACCTGAGGCTCGTCATCAAGGAGACAATGAGACTGCATCCAGCTGCGCCATTGGTCCTCCCCAGGGAGGCCATGGAGCCTTGCAAAATCCTCGGGTATGACATACCCAAGGGCACCACGGTGTTGGTGAATGCTTGGGCAATCGCGAGGGACCCTAAGCACTGGGAAGACCCCGAGGAGTTCAAGCCGGAGAGGTTCGAGTCTGGCACGATCGATTTTAAAGGCACCAACTTCGAGTACATACCCTTCGGTGCAGGGCGGAGGATGTGCCCTGGGATGACATTTGCGCAGGCCAGTATGGAGATCGTGCTCGCCGCGCTCCTTTACCACTTCAACTGGGAGCTCCCGGACGGGGTGAAGCCGGGTGAGCTGGACATGGAAGAGGAGATGGGCCTCACCGTCCGACGGAAGAACGACCTGTACCTGCACGCCGTGGTCCATGTGCCCCCGATTTGA